The genomic stretch AGCAGAAGGATTTTGTAATCGGTGCAGCACTTGACAAGGACCCAGTGGAGCTTTTAAAGacaggagtgatgtggtgaATGGAGGGGGTTCTAGTGATAATTGTACTATTCATTTTATAAAGCTACAAAAATTAATTGACAAAATTtataaaaatcaataataaaaataattggcaGCAGGTTTCAAGTTTTTACTGATAATTCTTTAGTAACACAGATATTTCTCCTTTTTATCAGTGTGTggcttttcttttgtgtgtgtgtgtttgctgtgtgtttgtggagtgtgcagtgtggtgttttagtggagtgtgcagtgtctgtgtggtgtgtttgtggtgtgttagtgatgtgtgtggcgtttgtggtgtgttagttgtgtgtgcagtgtctgtgcggtgtgtttgtggagtgtggtgtgtttgtaggGTTTGTGTCGTGTGTTAATGAAGTGTGCATTGTTTGTGTGGCGTGTTggtgaaagtgtttttgagtgGCATTTTGTTAGTGTGCGGTGTCTGGGTGGCATGTTTGTGGAGTGTaatgtgttagtggagtgtgtggtgtgttagcggagagtgtgtggtgcttttagtgtgctgtgtttgttgtattcgtgtagtgtgcagtgtttgcATGATGTGTTTGTGAGGTGTGGTTGTGTGGagtgttagttgagtgtgcagtgtctgtgtggtgtgttagttgagtgtgcggtgtctgtgtggtgtgttagttgagtgtgcggtgtctgtgtggtgtgttgagTGTGCGgtgtgttagttgagtgtgcggtgtgttagttgagtgtgcgGTGTCTGTGCGgtgtgttagttgagtgtgcgGTGTCTGTGCGgtgtgttagttgagtgtgcgGTGTCTGTGCGgtgtgttagttgagtgtgcgGTGTCTGTGCGgtgtgttagttgagtgtgcgGTGTCTGTGCGgtgtgttagttgagtgtgcgGTGTCTGTGCGgtgtgttagttgagtgtgcgGTGTCTGTGCGgtgtgttagttgagtgtgcggtgtctgtgtgctgtgttagtgcagtgtgcggtgtctgtgtggtgtgttgtctgtgtggtgtgttagtggagtgtgcggTGTCTGTgcggtgtgttagtggagtgtacggtgtctgtgtggtgtgttagtggagtgtacggtgtctgtgtggtgtgttagtggagtgtacggtgtctgtgtggtgtgtccggtgtgttagtggagtgtccggtgtgttagtggagtgtccggtgtgttagtggagtgtgcggtgtctgtgtggtgtgttagtgcagtgtgcggtgtctgtgttgtgttattGGTGTGCACAGAGTCTTTGtgctgtgttagtggagtgCGCAGTGTCTTTGtgctgtgttagtggagtgcgcagtgtctgtgtgctgtgttagtggagtgtgcggtgtctgtgtggtgtgttagtggagtgtgcagtgtctgctcatcccacaaatgcatgttccttacaaatgtgacaccatttaaaagggaaattaacagactTTCCagcggtataagatttattgccaagaagctttgttacaacaaagaaataatctttgtgctaagtttagtttagtttacaGAGTCCACTACCAGAAACCTCTGCTTTTCAGAGGTAGTTCTAAATCCTCCAGTAATATATTTCAGGCTTTGTTCTTTGTTTGCTGAAGTACGATGGTGAGAATGTGTAAATGTACTCATTCACTTTTAGTTTTTGTAATTCCACTCCTTTGATGTATTTCAGAAtgagttttaaatattaaaatattaagatCAGTTCTAAATGGAATATGCAAACAGTGAGGTgttcatttgttgttgtttttttgtaaaatccTGTGAACAGTACATTACTGAAGTAAAGATGAGAAACAACATTGGTTCCATTTCTTAGCGCCTTGTGTCAGGCAGGTGATCCACTTTTCTCACTATGTgacattgatttattttctgtaaatacaaatcGTGTTTATTTTCTCAGGTTTAAGCCGTGTTTCTGTGTCAGTAACACATTACCCTCTGTGCTAAAATGAGTATTAGTAGATGAAGAAATGGAGAGTAGCTTCTCTTTGGTTGAACTGAGTTGACAGTGAATTAATTACTTGTACGAACTTATGTTTAAGTCTTGTTCAAGTTTCAGACTctctcacacttacacattctgATTCATCAACTCTTGTATTTCTCCTCTAGCTCTGGGAGGGATGTCCTGCTTCAGGATGGTTccaggtgtggagtgtgtgagcagattcagacagatccAGTCTCtatcacctgtggacactctttTTGTAGACAGTGTATCAGGAGCCTTTGGGACCAGTCTGTCCACTCAGGAGACTTGACCTGTCCCTgctgcagaaagaggtttaaaaCAGGCTCTGTTCAGTTTCCACAGACGGAGGAGTCCATGGAGCTGGATGAATACAAACCAGTGGATGACATCGTGCTCAGTGtctcagagagaaacaaaatcagcctgaagAACAAGTACGAGAGCTTATTTGAGGGATTCAAAACACAAGAGAATAAAATCCTCCTGAACAGGGtttacactcagctctacatcatcgagggagagagggaaggagtgaATGAAGAACATGAAGTTTTACAGATTGAAAACAAACCCTGGAAACAAAACCTGCCAGATACACCAATAAACTGTTTAGACATATTTAACCCTGTACAGTGTACGATGGGAGAAATGGAAGAAGACGACACCAGAGCTGTGATGGATGAAGATGTGAGAcgtgaagaaggagaagaagataaAGATCCACAAGTGGAAAAACTGAAAAGCGTTCTGACTAAAGGCATTGCTGGCATtggaaaaactgtctctgtgcagaagttcattctggactgggctGAAGGAAAAGCCAATCAGGATATAGAGTTCATGTTTGTGCTTCCATTCCGAGAGCTGAACCTGATTAAAGACAAACAGTACAGTCTTCATGGACTTCTGTGTGCCCTCCATCCTGAGCTCCGAGGTCTGGACACAAAGGAATATGacgtgtgtaaaactgtgttcATATTTGATGGCCTCGATGAAAGCAGAATTCCACTGAAGTTCTCAAAATGTGAGAAAGTTTCAGATGTGACCAAGAAGTCCTCAGTGGACGTGTTGATGACAAACCTCATCAAAGGAGacctgcttccctctgctcacaTCTGGATAACCTCCAgaccagcagcagccaatcagatcccctCTCAGTACATCAGCCGTGTGACAGAAATCCAGGGATTCAATGATCCACAGATGgaggagtacttcaggaagaggATTAGTGACCAACACCAAGCCGACAGTTTCATCTCCCACATTAAGACGACGAGGAGTCTCCATATCATGTGCCACATtccagtcttctgctggatctcagcAACTGTGCTTCAGCGAATCATGGAACAAGGGACCACAGAAATCCCTAAAACTCTGACTGCAATGTACACACACTTCCTGTGCACTCAGGAAATCATGAGGAAGGAGAAGtatgaggaggaagatgagagcGGAACTCTACAGGAACTCCTGAGATCCAACAGGAACATGTTTCTGAAATTGTCTAAACTGGctttcaaacagctgatgaagggcaatgtgatgttctatgaagacgacctgagagagtgtgggattaatgtcactgaggcctcagtgtaCTCTGAGATTTGCACTGAGATCTTTCGGGAGGAGTCTGTGCTTTACCAGAGGAAGGTTTACTACTTTGTCCATCTGAGCTTTCAGGAGTTTCTGGCTGCTTtctatgtgtttcactgctatGAGAGCAACAACATGAAGCAACTGAAGCTTCTGAAGCCAAAAAACATGAAGTGGTCTGACAAACTTTCACTGGACGAGCTGCTGAAGGGAGCTGTGCGTACAGCTTTAAAGAGTAAGACTGGACACCTGGATCTGTTTCTCCGTTTTCTGTTGGGCATCTCACTGGAGTCCAATCAACAACTCCTGCAGgacctactgacacacacagtgagcagcTCTGAGAGCATTGAGGAAACAATTCAGTTCATCAAACGCATATTACAATCACAGGATCTTCCTTCTGACAGATCTATCAACCTGTTCCTCTGTCTCAATGAAATGAATCACTCCTCTTTATCCAGTAAATTCCAGGAGTATCTCAAATCAGAGAAACACTCAGATAAGAAACTGTCTACTGGAGAGTGTTTAGCATTAGCCTACATGCTCGTGAACTCAAACGAGGTGCTGGATGAACTGGACTTGAGGAAGTACAACACCTCTGATAGGGGTTATTGCAGACTGATCCCAGCTGTGAGCAACTGCAGAAAGGCCATGTGAGTGTTGTCTCAGTGaacttattttaatattttagtgCTGATGCTGAATGAGACAAGTTTCCAAGTTGGTCTTGGGGCAGTGTCTAAAATGTTACACAACAGGTTGTTCTGCAGTATCAAATTCACCTCAGTGTGTACATTAGGGATGTTCTGTGTAGGTGTAATATGATAAATCTAAGAATCACAATTCCAAAATGAACATTtactgtctctttttctctctgaatTTCACATCTGTATTTACTTCACATTGCAGATTGCATTGCTATAAGCTGTTCATGAATTCCTGTGAAACACTCTGCTTtgttctgaaatcaccaaactcaccGCTGAAAGAGCTGGAGTTTGGTGAGACTGAGCTGCCGGATGcaggagtgaagctgatctctgaggcACTAAAGAGTTcaaactgtaaactggagacattCAGGTGAGATTTCTGTGATTTCATTCCTGAATGGAAATAAGTTAAGACTGTTTTGATTGGTCTTTGATTTCACCAGAAATGAGCTAAAGGGGAATATGTCCATATGTCTTAAAAGGCATTGACAACTCAGTGTGTATCtatatttctattattttgtttgtttagtgtgtTCAGTGCTTCTACGTACatacagaaaaggaaaaaggaaaacagaTTTACAGATATTTTTTGGCTCATTTATTCATACAGGTGTAATGTTCCCAAtgcttcattttcatttctctAAATAGATTCTTTGATAGAGACCGTATTCTTTCTGTGAAAGGTATTGGATCTCAAAAAAGTTAATTATATTCAAGTTATTTTATGATGTTTAGAGGAAAAAGTACCTAATGCAACAAAGTAGTCACACCTGTAGGGACAGGATAGTTTATCAGGGgaaccttggaaagaaccatTTTTTACAAACTCCCTGCAGCACCCCAAACTTCCTTTTTGTTGCTCATTTAATGTACAGCACGGGGACACAGCTGTGATCTGGGAAATAGACTTGGGACCGGAAGGTTCGACCtgaaataatattataaaacatattgtCCAATCAATGCTATGTTActgaaataatcatttatttttctttccattAAAACTGTTTGTAAGACACCTATCCACTGTTTGgacattaaatcattaaatataTCGACAGGGGAAGCACAAGAATGACTGCCTTCACTTTACTGAAATATTACTGATGCTTCTGTGACAAGTGCATTGCAGTGCAATAGCGGTCCAGCAAAGACTTAGACTTGCCTTTTTCCCGTTCCCTCCACTGGTGAAAGGTGATGTAATGGAAATTCAGATTAAATTTTAGAGCAGAACAGAAGCCACTACCTTTGTTCAATAAGAAGTTTTATAAATCATGCTTAACGTATCAAGAACTTAAAgtaacagggtgaaagaggaaggtggggtcttaggtgactttaaatgttaatgtctgCACAGGTTTAAAATCTTCATCAGCCGTTTCAGACTTCACACATCAGACTTTTCTCACTGGCATGTTCACTTCAGTATCAGTATCCTAGAAAAAGCCTAGAAGAAAAGAGGAGGTTTAAAAATTGGAGCTAAATGTAACAAAGAACATAAAGTCACAGGGTGAAAGAGGTCCACTGTGATTTCAGAATAACTGTAAATGTTGATGTCTGCACCTACATATCATCAGCTGATTTGTCTCAAGGGAGGGTTTTACTGaaatcaaacaccacacacaactcAGAACTGACACATTCAGAACTCACACAGGTTCAGTAAAGATTAGTGAGTCATTCAGGTTCTgtaccacattcacacaccatcACAAACTGTAGCTGATTCTGACCTCACTTTTCTGAATGACGTTAGAGCAATGAGGCAGTTTGTgagaaacagtaaaacagtaaaagtaATATAGTAAAATAACACAGTGATGTTTCTCCTTCTGTCACTGAGCGTGATGTTCATAGCCAGGTCAATATATGAAGGAGAACCTGTTCATGAAATGTTCCTGTAACTATTCAGTGAGTAATGTCTCCTCTCTTTACAGACTAACTGAGTGTAAACTTGGGGAAAGGTCTTGTGAATATCTGGGCTCAGTTTTACTTgtgaactcctccctgaaagaactggacctcagtaacaatgacctgcaggattcaggagtggagaagctctctgttggactgaagagttccgtctgtaaactggagacactcaggtcagttCTGTCAGTTCAGACCAGATTTTTAACGCTCTTTAACATGACTCtttacaaaaatacatgttttttttatatttacaaaatctgATTGGCTAGTCCTTCATTGTCTCTCCAATCACTTCAGGACTTCTGTAAATTGTTTTCCACTGCTGGAGTAACGAACAACAGACTGAACACCAGACTTTCCCCATGGTGATATTATCAGTCATACAGGCTACAAAACAAAAcgggtttattattattgtgatatGCAGCCAGTGTCATTTTGGTAATTTATAGGGATGTCCTTATCCAATCTCAAAGATCAGTATCGGGTCTGattacagcattattttactgatctgtatCGGTTTTACTGGGCTCGATCTTAAGTCTCTCTTCCTTCTGTAGCATGTGTTGCTACCAGATTTGGCCTGCTGCCTGATTTGGACTGCATATGCACAGAACATCATGCATGTGTAGACTTTGCTGATAACTCTAAATTGTATTAATTTCTTCTCTGAGGATAATTGTAAATAGACACAGCACTGTTTGGCTGAATGGTGTGTCCCACAATGTTATTCtgtcatgttttgtttaaacagaagacTACCTCAATAAATCTACACAGATATCTTcagcagtaaataaacacatttttcaggggctccagttgtttaaaactgtaaaggacCGCGAGGAATGACTAACTCATGTTTATGCTCCTGTAAGCTACATGCGTGAAGTTCTGCACATGGGCAGTCCAAATCCAGCAGGTCACGCTAAATGGGTAGCCACAACATGCTTTATAAATGTGGTGATCTGACTCTGCTGGCCACCCAAATTGGACCAAGGCCCACCCAGTCAGCCAGAGTTAATCCCTGCGTTTGAGTGTACGTTCACGGACTCACACCTTTCTCACTGTTCTGCACAAACACATTCCCACGAGTCAGATTCAGAGCAAAAGGGGATGTGATTAGAGTCATCAGCCATCTCATATTTGGACAATAAAAGCAGTGTTGTGTTTTGGTTCGATACAGGATacattttatcctgtgtttttgaGGTGAGATTGAGACTATGATTTGTTTGAGACACGCTGTTCTCCCTGAGGCAGAGGAGGACCCGATtctccacggctcctaaacagagaatggGCTTTTCATTGGTTGTCACTATTATTAAGCCAATCTGCAGCCAGATTtggctgtccatcatttagtgctgcagccaatggagtcacagtcccacctacaggtttttgttttgctgctgtgctaagagaaacaggtcagtgctgtaaaagaTATAACTTATTTtagcactgtgtcctgaagaaattacatttaatttcaccCTCAACACACCTGTGATGACAATAAAACTGCCAgacttttagaatcaaagtaattctgTAATAGGAGTCCTAAATAATCAGACTAGTctgtataataatattaaatatggtAAAGAAATGAGGATGAGACTCTTTCAGAACTCTTAAACCTCATTTTATTCCATCCATTACATTcaatccattatccaccgcttatccaagtccaGGTCACGGGgcaagcagtcggagcaaagaaacccagacctccctctctccagccaccgcctccagctcctccggcgttcccaggccagctgagacatgtagtctctccagtgtgttcttggtctgccccggggcctcctccccattgcACAAGCCCAGAaaacctcaccaggaaggcgtccaggaggcatccggagcAGATACCCAGACCACTGGGTATCTGGTCCGGATCCTCTGCATCCGGGCATCTGAACCAcatcctctcgacgtggagaagcagcagctccactccaAGTCTCTCCGGGATGTCAGAGCTCCTAACCCTCTGTCTAAGGGACAGTCCAGACACCCtccagagaaaactcatttcagccgcttgtacctgcgatcttgttctttcggtcactacccaaagctcatgaccataggtgagggttgggatgtaGATCGAACGGTAAACTGAGAACTTTGCTTTTCTgcacagctctctcttcaccacaacggaccgggacagagcccgcattactgctgatgctgcaccaatctgcctgtcaatctcccgcacCATATTCTCTCACTCGTAAACAAAACCCTGAGgtgtttaaactcctccacttgaggcaggatctcacttccaacctggagagagcactccacccttttccgactgagtaccatggactcggacttggaggtgctgatcctcatccctaccgcttcacactcggctgca from Hoplias malabaricus isolate fHopMal1 chromosome 2, fHopMal1.hap1, whole genome shotgun sequence encodes the following:
- the LOC136678518 gene encoding NLR family CARD domain-containing protein 3-like encodes the protein MEKIGKIWRRKTVDGLECEQKDFVIGAALDKDPVELLKTGVMCSGRDVLLQDGSRCGVCEQIQTDPVSITCGHSFCRQCIRSLWDQSVHSGDLTCPCCRKRFKTGSVQFPQTEESMELDEYKPVDDIVLSVSERNKISLKNKYESLFEGFKTQENKILLNRVYTQLYIIEGEREGVNEEHEVLQIENKPWKQNLPDTPINCLDIFNPVQCTMGEMEEDDTRAVMDEDVRREEGEEDKDPQVEKLKSVLTKGIAGIGKTVSVQKFILDWAEGKANQDIEFMFVLPFRELNLIKDKQYSLHGLLCALHPELRGLDTKEYDVCKTVFIFDGLDESRIPLKFSKCEKVSDVTKKSSVDVLMTNLIKGDLLPSAHIWITSRPAAANQIPSQYISRVTEIQGFNDPQMEEYFRKRISDQHQADSFISHIKTTRSLHIMCHIPVFCWISATVLQRIMEQGTTEIPKTLTAMYTHFLCTQEIMRKEKYEEEDESGTLQELLRSNRNMFLKLSKLAFKQLMKGNVMFYEDDLRECGINVTEASVYSEICTEIFREESVLYQRKVYYFVHLSFQEFLAAFYVFHCYESNNMKQLKLLKPKNMKWSDKLSLDELLKGAVRTALKSKTGHLDLFLRFLLGISLESNQQLLQDLLTHTVSSSESIEETIQFIKRILQSQDLPSDRSINLFLCLNEMNHSSLSSKFQEYLKSEKHSDKKLSTGECLALAYMLVNSNEVLDELDLRKYNTSDRGYCRLIPAVSNCRKAILHCYKLFMNSCETLCFVLKSPNSPLKELEFGETELPDAGVKLISEALKSSNCKLETFRLTECKLGERSCEYLGSVLLVNSSLKELDLSNNDLQDSGVEKLSVGLKSSVCKLETLRLTECKLGERSCEDLGSVLLVNSSLKELDLSNNDLQDSGVEKLSAGLKSSVCKLETLRLTGCKLEEKSCEDLGSVLLVNSPLKELDLSNNDLQDSGVEKLSAALKSSLCKLETLRLSFCLVTEEGCAFLASALSSNPSYLKELDLSYNHPGDAGVKLLSVKLEDPHCRLDTLRLTMCKLSEEFCGALWSVLQSENSLKELNLSYNDMQDAGLEKVFAGLKSEQCEVETLKLAGNNLSEKLIKMLSEALQSASCLKELNLSYSDLQGSRLLLLSGGLKRLEIVRLAVCNLGEQTCINLKSVLQLKNSSLKELDLSNNDLQDSGVEKLCEELESPHCKLETLRLSGCMITEEGCSSLYTALNLNLFPLKELDLSYNHLGATGVKLLFEKKKDSGCRLDTLSVEHAGKIRIDPSPKKYACELTLDPNTAHPLLSLSKGNTKVKRVVKVQSYPDHPERFNQWKQVLCRQSLTGRCYWETEWSGKVYISVAYKSIKRKAGSDDSRFGENEKSWSLKCSDNRYSVSHNKKNTVICLPSSSSNRVGVYVDCLAGTVSFYRVSTDTHTLRHLHTFTTTFTEPLCAGFWVSKVSSVRLC